atatgattttaaagtggttaaaatcatattgagatttttattagcttgaaagttaccgagagtttggatatgcatgattaactgcatatttatatggatcattggatcatgatatatatatatataaatccctgaaggatagaaaatgtctgaaacttctaatatgaatacatctggaaatatgtattctatcaagtttcaaagatctttatatgatctaaagcaatccaaacgcaaatggaaacaagctattattgcagtttatatatatgatttaaatgtcattgaggctccataagagctcataaaaactgcacatatttgaaatataaatctgaaacccttgcggcttcaatgggaagatggatgatgttattagtcatgaaataccatcttttaatacaattagtatttcagattcatattatggggttgatatgaagtgtgcattattaaagaagaaataaaaaagagcaaactgaacatctaccaaaagatagaaacacaaatatatttgtgaaatattattttattatcttgaagcaagaattacagaaatttgagacactttgcctcattcttcaaacgctcttgttcttcaaaaatttgcatggcatccctatctaaaggggtgggcaatcgaaaagaagatttaagcaaggattttaaattcctattctcttgctttattgattctatcttcatgttggatttcagaagaagtcgctgaagtatagcaatattctcgtagagattgtcaactccacaagttctagattgcagtcgctgagaaaatgcgacaatggatgatgagtatcgggtaccgagactcacaagctcatagatagcttcattatctgacctatgagtcagatcattatattgcataatagcacctgtggtagaagcaggtacAGCtaatgaacgaggtgcagagtacctcatatattggccatgagaagatcgttgagccattgtaggataagaatgcagaaagagattgcagagtaaaaatgtagtatgattacagaaaattgaagaagatgagatgcgaatgaagatgagctgaatatctcttttatagagaaaattatgatacagcatctctcgtgaagcaagagaaaagagatgaaatatagcttcatagctctgcggcgcctgacagcacgcctgacagctacggcgcctgacacctacaggggagttgaaaatccgcggtacttgtctgatcttaaaatgctgaccaccgtttttattaaaaaatgaggttagcggtttaatgttgatgaattctccactaactatgttatttacaagaactccagaagagtacaactccagaagagtagtgatgagcagaaagatccagttgtgattattttatcaacatgcatcaagtccacagttagttggatgtacagatgcgagttatctttcagatacacataaaaagatcattgcaattcatgagaagaaagttgaaattgatatcaagaaggtacggtcaagtaaaaatctggcagatttattcactaaagcattaccaactacaacatttaagaagattatgcagaacattgaaaTGCGGAAGTTTGAaaacctgttatcatgcactaccaactgcaacatttaagaagattatgcagaacattgaaatgcggaggtttgaagacctgttatcatgcacttttcaggggaagtaatgtcttgaagacttgtgctgattgtactctttttccttcgctaaggttttatcccactaggttttcctttgcaaggttttaatgaggcaatcctaaaacactcggcgatacacatgaatattgtactccttttccttcgccattggttttttcccacaggatttttccttggcaaggttttaacgaggcatattctttaaatatggtcatccaaaggggaagtgttataaactatcttgaattgtatgaccacatttatctagtcgtcaaatgtatagtgtatagtgctagcatagtaccagcatagtgagttggccgacatatgtatagtgcatagtgctagcatagtactagcatagtgagttggccgacatatgcatagtgcatagtgcatagtactagcatagtgagcaagtatagtcccctttgtacgcctatatatatcgttgaattttttaagaaattcataagtttcataacctttctgaactctatttctttctctcaccttttaaaagttttataatacgttatgactctctctcttttatatgatttcataacaattttaaatttttttatacttttttaaatatttttttaatatccttacttattaataaaaaaattttaaaaatatatacttttattaataataacttCTTTGATCatgaagtaaaataaataaataaatataaaaagaatagtaaataaatagtaCGAAGGGTTGTAATCCTATAATGTTTCATATAAATAGCcgaaagatatatttttttataaaaactttatgtctagtcatttttatatactttttatgtactctattaatataattagttaagtattaaaaaaattaatacagctTATTATACcagtaaaatatacaaaaaatatataaaaattactatatataacattactcttttatttatctTAAGTGAAAGGATATTTATCCTTACATAATACAATAACCTTttgatttcatctcatctaatttatttattataattttttaaaaatttctatataaaatagaataaatatttcaatctttttaaaatttttaaataaaaaatattaaaaataatatattaaaaatattttattcaacttttaactttcatattaTCTTAATTCATGATTTAAACCTAATTAAATAAATCGTTAATAAGATTTAACTCGTtcgataaaaatataaattgttaAAGTGATTCAAATTCTAACAGTGAATCATCGAAGGTTGCGTTGAAGTATTAATATATTATCCACAAAGCAAACGAAATATTCTAAAAACCAACAACGTCCAcgtttcaaaaaaacaaaacaagaaggtttaaaaagtaaagaatattatttaatattataaaattctttcttttataagAACCACTAATGGTGCATataatttaagaagaaaaatagtttagttaaagaaattttataaaagtaaattaataaattgacgtgatttaattagaattgtaaaaaaaaaattgataaattaaaaaaattgattgaacCGAACCGAACTGGTGTATTTGATCACATTCAGAACTAATCTGATTCAGTTCTAATTTTGATATTTAGAATACCAATTTGAATCAAACTGGTCTAGTAGATATatgtacaaaattaatataacatttgatataatataaaactatcttataaattataatataatatttaattatgatgtaatataaattaatcttataatttttaatataacatttaaattttgatataatataaaaattttaattttataccaTAATCACTTGCTTAAGTTTTATTAaagtgtgattttatttatatgtaaaattaaaaaaataaaactagactTGACCAAAATGTATATTGTAGTCAATCAATTTTTTAccgatttaaaaatttttaaaattaatttatacgaGATTggttctaaaaatatatttaaaattgaattgaTCTATATTAGTTAAAACCtagattttatatgatatattagatagtaagagtaattttattatatattaatttataaatttatttttaaaaaatgtttcaaaattctcatttaagaaaaaatggGATTGGTTTAGAGATAATAGCATGGAGAAATTAGACAATCATCTAATGTGGCGACATTTTTGTCAGTTCGCAAAAGATGTTGTGGGAATAAAGCAGACGCAGAAAGctttatagagagagagagagaggcatagAAAATTAGCAAACCGGAGAACAGAACACAACAAACCACCTCTGTTTTTCTCTGTCCTTCTATCTTCATAGTTCAAACTCTCCTTTTAAAGCAGAATAGAATCCGTCAAACCCCTTTGTCTCCCCGCtttctatttttataagatGAAAGCTAAAAGAGATTagaaatgagtttttatttttaaatatcaatccCTTGTTACGACCATCTCtcaacaatttaattttaataaataaaaccatCGAAACCAtcatcttcctcctcttccaCAAACCGCCATCCCCTCCCATCCCTAAATCCGACTTTTTCCGATACCCAAAAGGCAAACTAttgtagggtttttttttttttttttttttttgggggtatCATAAGCTTATGATCAAGGGCAGCGTTCGCTAAAGTGAGCCGGGTGCGGAGAgaaaggaggagaagaaaagagacgGTGGTCGGGGGCGATTGAATTTGATTAGTGGCCGTAGACGTGGAGGGTGGTGATGATGACGGGGACGGATGTGGTAGGGAGGTGGGGTACATGGGAGGAGCTCCTTCTCGGCGGTGCAGTTCTCCGGCACGGGACCCGAGACTGGGACGTCGTCTCCGCGGAGCTCCGAACCCGACTCGTTTGTTCATATCCTTTCTTCACCCCAGAggtaattacaaaaaatttaaatagtcTTAAAGGCCTGTCGTcttatctttattttctcttttctttatgtTCGACTTTTTTAAAAAGCTTTGAGAGGCAGTTTGCATTTCATTTTGttacatttaattttattactataatttttaaaaattttatataaaataatttcagtAATTAAGTGATTTcagatatattataaatagtaaaaaaaaaactaaaaaataataaaaaataataaaaaatatgtaaaaaataataaataataataaaatatttttttaaaaaataatatttataattgtaagtaAATAAGTATtgtctaattattttaaaaataaatataatattcgcattaaaaaaattaattttttaataataaattttattcttttttaaaataattatatacatttacTTACTTAacaactatataaaatattaccCTCCACAAAATAATCTAATCCTCAGACTAATCCTTAATCTTTTATACTCCCAGTATTTGATTTTATTACTGGTGGGTCCCTAAAACCCGACAGCTGGGCCCAATGCTCCACCATATTGTTTTTGTGATGGAACGTATTCCATGTTGTTAAGGCGTTAAAGGTCGAAATCaccctcttctattttttttctaatcaaaatCACCCTCTTCTATTAGGGGAGTGGTGGGGGCAAATATTAAGGTTACGTTTTTACCATCACAAAAttctacaaattttttaaaatttttataatttattttcaaacattaataaatacaaaataattttataaaattattatttacatacaaaaatcaatataaattttacaagtttaaaaaaaatgcaattttaacaaatttcaaaataaaaataatattaaaaaaattaactttataatatttttatttcactttttctctctcttttcaaaaacctaattaaaatatttctttcaaattatttcactactattcataaaatcataaataccCAATTCCAAGTGTCCAATTTTGTCCTAAATGGTGCTGAAATGGCATTAATGGGAAAAAAACATAATGCATAAGGGCCTATGTGTAGTAgagtcctttgtaaaaaagtgagatcattaaaaaataaaaaaattgtttacacTTTTTTGTGGTAAGATCGACTTTTTATTTACTTCCAATGGGTACAAATCATTACTAAAAAGCAAAGCAAACCCATAAGTTGGTTTTTGTGATAATGCAATAAGAAAATGTTGTTAACTTGTCATCCTTTGGTAAAGCTAGGGCTGTAAGTGTGATCAGTTGGTCTCGGTCCCAACATGTAGAAAAATTCAGTAATCGGTCCAATCCGAGGATGTGATTTTTTGGACCAAACCGAGACTAACcgaatgtatatattttttatatatatttaaatatttgtttgtatttatgtataatatattattttatataataattgtataagttaattatataattttcatcccCAATATCACTATTGatcatataaaatgttaaatattatatatgctatcaattaagtaatatatcatatgataaATCGTGTTATTATGTGTAGATACATATTCTACTATCTACACCTAATTAaagtaattatgtaattttttttttaagatacctaagttgcaagtaagcatgaagaatataatatatatacaatgaaattatttaatattcattaactatatataaaatgttaatatgctattaattaattaatactctACTATTTACTcataattaaagtaattaggtcattttttttaagatacctAATTTGCATATTAGCATGGAGAATATATGGataatgaaattaattaatattcattaaccatgtataaaatgttaaaattttagTATAGACCATTATGAATACTAGGTTACTAAGTTAGTAactattaacatcataaattgataaatataattataattaattatttttttaatgagatagttacataatccacattaaagattacctataaaaaaagtaaTCCAAGagctcacttaattttaattttattaatttaattaattatctatcaaaaaaagaaaatagagaaaaaaatgttCACCAACCAAACCGATAGTTAACAGTCCGGTCCGGTCTATAGGGGTAATCGGTCCGGCAAAAATGATGGACTGAAATTTTCTGTTGGTAACACCCCCCCTCCCCAACCAAACTAGACCGATTACACCCTTAGGTAAAGCAAAGGTTACCTTTTGTTATATAAACACAGCAATAGAATGCTGACTTGGACTTTATGGTGCAGAATCTGTATAATGCACCATTAATAGCTCTCACACTATAGAGTTGAAGGGGAGAGAAGTAAAAGAAACAAGCAAAGAGGAGAACAAGGAACTAGCACataattacattaatattatttaggGTATTCATAAGTTAGCCTTGAATATTATTCTGATATTATTTCCAAAATGCCCCATAGATAAATCGTAAGTTTCAATTTATCAGTGAATTCGGGAACTGGATTTACATGACAACAGATttttctgtgtgtgtgtgtgtgtgtgagagagagagagagagagagaagcaaaaaAGAATCTTAAGAATTTGCAAATAAATACATTTGATACCAGTCACACCCcgtgcaatgcacaagaaactattaatttatttataattatgtagAGTTCTCTAAATATGACTTCTTCCATTGCTAAGTATAAAAAGCTAcatagagaagagaaaagacaGTTTTAGAGTAAAAAATACGAAGCATTCCAcactttaaaattcaaaattatctaGCATTATTTGATTTAaccttttaaattcttttaaacTTGAATGACCAAATTTATGGTGATTTGATAGAGGTTTGGATAAAGTGGTTCAACAGCAGCAAAGCTCCTTAGACTATTAATCGATGTAATTAAGGGTATTCAAAAGTTAGCACAGTTAAATATAATCCGGTAATTCTTGCCATGTGGTATTAAGTTCAACTCTCTAGAGGCCATAATTAGACTTCCATTCCCATCTTAAatgtatttcatttaaaatgaaCCCGCTTAGCATAATTAAGTAATGtttttgtatgtatgtatttgtcATAATTAAGTAATGCAGTTGTAGATAAAATATCATCTGTTTGTTAGAATATCCAATTGTTGTTACTCTTACCTTCCTGCTATGAGTCTTTGGATTAAAAAGGTTCATCAGTCTGCAAAATGTGAAGAAATTATCTGACCAGATTTTCAATTTAATTCGTTTATACATCCAATATAGTAAAAATAGTATCTTGTTTGCAGGTATGTAAGTCCAAATTTGAGGACTTGCAACAGCGTTATTATGGATGCACGTAAGTTTACTTTGATGTAACTAAAATTGACTCTTGTCTCATGCGTCCTTAAGAAAAACGAATTTTAACATGCTCGGTTTCATTTATCATTCCTCTGCCCTTTTTTAACTATTCAAGCTTTGTTTTTGCATAGGTAtgtttatctatatttttaattaggacagttattttttttttaagttcattttttatttcctcCTTAGGGCCTGGTTTGATGAGCTACGGAAGAAGCGCATGGCTGAGTTGAGGCGAGCTCTAGAGCTATCTGAAGGCTCAATTGGGTTAGTtatcatattaatacataacCGTTCTATCTATCCTCCTCcagaaaaaacatatattaacaGGTGGCATGATCCCCTGCTCTTTCCTTTTTTGTAACTCTGCTGATTTAGTCATTTCAATCTCAAAACTTCTGTTGGAAGATTTTAAGCACTTAAGATGGGAACAATTAAGATTTATAGACTTCTAGAGCATGGATTCTCAACTAGATTCAAAGGGACATACTGCAGTAATGTAGTGCTAACCAACTGGTTTGAATTGAAAGTTGAAGAAGGATGAATCATAACTTCTAAAGCATGGATGGATTAGAAATTAGGGGTCAGAGgagcatgaaaaaaattatataattgaaTTTTGAGATTTTCTAGTTGACCTTGAGCTAAAAATATGAGAGGGAAAGAAATCATATTGCCAGTTTCTTCcttagtgcatgtttgggattgttgTATATAATAGAACTTTCAATAGTAGAGCTTTGTTAAAAAGTTCTACCAGCTAAAAGTTGTTTACTGCTTCGTAAACATACCTCtaaaatgcttttaaagttgttatgGTGGTTATCAGCATTCTCCTCGACAGGTGATTTTCAACAAATGTTTTAATTTggtgatttttaaaaaagtgggtTTTCATCTTTTTATAGTGCTTAAAGCActtctttataaatttattaaacataacatttttcttcaaaagagccgatcaaaaaaaaaaaaattctttagaAGAGTTTTTAGAcctttaaaaatactttttaagctCCGAAACTCAAAGCCAAATGGATACTTCAAAACTCTATCTTGATTTTGTCTGGGGTTTTTCAGTATGCAGTCTATAGTTTGAAGTCTGCATTTCTGTTATGATTTGTATAATCTGCATGTTTTAGGTCCCTGGAATCAAAACTCGAGTCTCTCAAGGCAGAGAAAGGAGATGACTGCCATGCTGGCTATCACTCCAGCCAGACAGAATCACTTGTTCCTTTCCAAGAGAGAGTTGAATCTTCTGGTAAAGAGATGTCCAAGGATGGACTATCTGCAGGTAGTTTCACAGAGGAAATCCAATTAAATTGGTCAGCTGAATGTCGGATTCCTGTAGTAGTGTCAGCTGAAGAGATGGAGACTAAGCCAGAAACTTCACAGCCTTCTGAGCGGGAGAAAATATCAAGCACTGAGAAGCTGACAGAGACATTATATGGGGGACGAGGAGGAAGTTTAAGAAAGAGGagggggaaaagaaagagaaaggattgCAGTAGAGATGTCAAAGAAGGTAGTGTTGGAGAGAGTGACTTTTTGGGTTCAGTGGATGTTTTAACCTCCTTATGGTGTAAAGAAAAAGCAACTTGCAACCGTGGTGAGGTTGCTGAATCTTCTGGTGCTGGTGATTTTAACAAAAGTTTGAGCAAGGATGGAAATGATGATCTGGTGGGTATTTATAATTCTCTTTTGGAGGATAAAAATGCCTGTGTATTCCTTCGACGACTTGATAGCCAGGTATGGACAAATATTCCAGGATTTGTCACTTTCTTTCTGTAATTTGTGCTTGACTATGCTTTCTTTCTGTAATTTGTGCTTGACTATGATTGctgattttttattctttttgggCAAAAGGTTGAGAGTGAGCAACCTagccctccccccccccccccccccccaagggGGTTGTTATGATTAccatattataatttatgagCACCCTATCAGTTGGGGCACCTTGCAGGAGGGCCTTATAAATAGTCCTCAAACTTGAGGGCTTAGTGATCAGACGAGCCTCACGCTGTAGTAACTTTTCCAACTTGATTTAAACACATGATCTCTAACGTACCAAATCACATATGTCTAGGAGTGGACTTTCCCTAAGCCAAGCTGCCAAAGTCTCATGACTAATTCTTCTGATGTGCACCAATGATTTGCTCCGAGTTTCTTAGTAGCTACTTTACTCAACGATTCTTAAGCTTGGCTAATGGTAACTGTTTACTTTAAGATGATACACAGAGGTACAGAGTTCAGGGTTCAATCCCTGCACCACCATTTTGATTCATTACATTTTCTCTTTAGGAATCAAACAACTTTTAGATGATATAGATACTTATGATTTCTATTTCCGAGAAATGCGCGCACACATACATAGAAGCAgctcattttgttatttattctATTCCATTACAGAAGAGAGGAAGATACAAGAAAATGATCCGGCAGCACACAGATTTTAACACAATAAAATCAAGAATTGCTAGCCACTGCATCACATCTGCTTCAGAACTCTTCCGAGACCTACTGCTGCTCAGTAACAACTCATTGGTGTTTTACTCCAAGAACACTAGGGAATATAAATCAGCTCTACTCCTCAGAGACATCATCACCCAAAAATTGCAGCAGCATTTCAAGTATTCTCACCGCACGGCTACCCCTCCCAATCTCTCAGTGAAAACCCTGACGCCTACCCGTCCTGTCAAACCACGAAGTGTTCGCCCTGGTAATTGCAAGGCATCGGGAAAAGTAGCTGATGCAGGGAATGCTGTTACAAGGACCTCAAATGAAGGTAAAAAACCAAGTAATGATGATTCTACCGAAGTAGAATCCTTGGCTGTGACAAATAAACGCTTTGGTCGGCCAAGAAAAGGGGGACGAGGAAGTGGAAATCAACGACCTGTTGTTCCCATGAAGGGAAGGAAGAGGATTCGAATGAGGTAAATGCCCTAATGGCCCTGCCTTTTTCGTTGAACCAGGTTTTAATCCCAGGCTCTTGATTCAGTAAAGTTGCTCTTTTCAGGACCTTTTGGTGTACAAAAGTTTACTTCTTCCTATTAAGATCTCTGTTGATAAAACACTGCAAGAATGCATCTTATACTCACACCACTTCCAAAAAAGAATCATAGTTTTTTAACTATGTAGTTAGTGCCAGCATCACTAATCAACTGTAGCCTAAGCCTATGAACTCAAAGTCGCTAAATATTGTTGGTAACCAAAGAAATTTATGGAAATTCGAGCGAGTGAACAAGTCATTGGCTAAAAGCAGATTTGAATTAGTAAAAGGAGTCTGCTCATCTCATTGCTCCACAAGACTAGGGCATCGGACTGGAGGATTTTCTCTTTAAATTATCTTGAGGTGTATTTGAGGAAAACTCCTAAT
This sequence is a window from Carya illinoinensis cultivar Pawnee chromosome 9, C.illinoinensisPawnee_v1, whole genome shotgun sequence. Protein-coding genes within it:
- the LOC122277492 gene encoding uncharacterized protein LOC122277492 isoform X1, whose amino-acid sequence is MMTGTDVVGRWGTWEELLLGGAVLRHGTRDWDVVSAELRTRLVCSYPFFTPEVCKSKFEDLQQRYYGCTAWFDELRKKRMAELRRALELSEGSIGSLESKLESLKAEKGDDCHAGYHSSQTESLVPFQERVESSGKEMSKDGLSAGSFTEEIQLNWSAECRIPVVVSAEEMETKPETSQPSEREKISSTEKLTETLYGGRGGSLRKRRGKRKRKDCSRDVKEGSVGESDFLGSVDVLTSLWCKEKATCNRGEVAESSGAGDFNKSLSKDGNDDLVGIYNSLLEDKNACVFLRRLDSQKRGRYKKMIRQHTDFNTIKSRIASHCITSASELFRDLLLLSNNSLVFYSKNTREYKSALLLRDIITQKLQQHFKYSHRTATPPNLSVKTLTPTRPVKPRSVRPGNCKASGKVADAGNAVTRTSNEGKKPSNDDSTEVESLAVTNKRFGRPRKGGRGSGNQRPVVPMKGRKRIRMRTFWCTKVYFFLLRSLLIKHCKNASYTHTTSKKES
- the LOC122277492 gene encoding uncharacterized protein LOC122277492 isoform X2 produces the protein MAELRRALELSEGSIGSLESKLESLKAEKGDDCHAGYHSSQTESLVPFQERVESSGKEMSKDGLSAGSFTEEIQLNWSAECRIPVVVSAEEMETKPETSQPSEREKISSTEKLTETLYGGRGGSLRKRRGKRKRKDCSRDVKEGSVGESDFLGSVDVLTSLWCKEKATCNRGEVAESSGAGDFNKSLSKDGNDDLVGIYNSLLEDKNACVFLRRLDSQKRGRYKKMIRQHTDFNTIKSRIASHCITSASELFRDLLLLSNNSLVFYSKNTREYKSALLLRDIITQKLQQHFKYSHRTATPPNLSVKTLTPTRPVKPRSVRPGNCKASGKVADAGNAVTRTSNEGKKPSNDDSTEVESLAVTNKRFGRPRKGGRGSGNQRPVVPMKGRKRIRMRTFWCTKVYFFLLRSLLIKHCKNASYTHTTSKKES